One Gloeobacter morelensis MG652769 DNA window includes the following coding sequences:
- a CDS encoding ABC transporter ATP-binding protein, which produces MSGVLKSLRTGFATHPLWRLLAYGRAYRTRFWQAAGCSVLNKIFDLAPPVLIGAAVDAVVEKQNSWLARLGIADVFGQLALLSALSAVIWALESLFEYLYGRLWRNLAQDIEHEMRLDAYGHLQRLELAYFEERSTGGLLAVLNDDINQLERFLDSGANEVLQVVTTVLVIGGIFVYLAPGVAWLALLPMPLILWGSIAFQGLLAPYYAEVREKVSLLSARLANNLGGITTIKSFASEAFELERLRADSDAYRQSNRRAIAVSAAFVPLIRILILIGFVATLLFGGMAVAAGSLSVGNYSVLVYLIQRLLWPLTRLGQTLDLYQRAMASTARVLDLLDTPIALHGGNQPLPAAAARGEIVLAGVDFAYRGRKPVLENFSLAIPAGKTTAIVGPTGSGKSTLVKLLLRLYEPTAGAITLDGRPLGDLALADLRRAVGLVSQEVFLFPGTVRENIAYGSFDASPEQVVAAAKAAEAHGFIGELPQGYDTVVGERGQKLSGGQRQRLALARAILKDPPILILDEATSAVDNETEAAIQRSLERITRGRTTIVIAHRLSTVRTADCIHVIDRGRLVEHGRHDDLLRQSGLYAALWRVQTGERSP; this is translated from the coding sequence GTGTCCGGAGTTCTCAAATCCCTGCGCACCGGTTTTGCCACCCATCCGCTGTGGCGGCTTCTGGCCTATGGCCGGGCCTACCGCACCCGCTTCTGGCAGGCGGCCGGCTGCTCGGTACTCAACAAAATTTTTGATCTCGCCCCGCCGGTGCTCATCGGCGCGGCGGTGGACGCGGTGGTCGAGAAGCAAAATTCGTGGCTGGCCCGCCTCGGGATTGCCGACGTCTTTGGCCAACTGGCGCTGCTGTCGGCCCTCAGTGCGGTCATCTGGGCGCTCGAATCGCTCTTTGAGTACCTCTACGGCAGGTTGTGGCGCAACCTTGCCCAGGATATCGAGCACGAAATGCGCCTGGACGCCTACGGCCACCTGCAGCGGCTCGAACTTGCCTACTTCGAGGAGCGCAGCACCGGCGGGCTGCTGGCCGTCTTGAACGACGACATCAACCAGTTGGAACGCTTTTTGGACAGCGGCGCCAACGAAGTGCTGCAGGTGGTGACCACGGTCCTGGTCATCGGCGGCATCTTTGTCTATCTGGCCCCCGGGGTCGCCTGGCTGGCGCTGCTGCCGATGCCGTTGATTCTCTGGGGATCGATCGCCTTTCAGGGACTGCTTGCCCCCTACTACGCCGAGGTGCGCGAAAAAGTCAGCCTGCTGAGCGCCCGCCTCGCCAACAATCTAGGCGGGATCACGACAATCAAAAGCTTTGCAAGCGAAGCGTTCGAGCTCGAACGCCTGCGCGCCGACAGCGACGCCTACCGCCAGAGCAACCGTCGCGCCATCGCCGTGAGCGCCGCCTTCGTACCGCTCATCCGGATTTTGATCTTGATTGGGTTTGTGGCCACGCTGCTGTTCGGCGGGATGGCGGTGGCGGCGGGCAGCCTTTCGGTCGGCAACTACAGCGTGCTGGTCTATTTGATCCAGCGGCTGCTCTGGCCGCTGACGCGCCTGGGCCAGACGCTCGATCTTTACCAGCGGGCGATGGCCTCGACCGCCCGGGTGCTCGACTTGCTCGACACTCCCATTGCCCTGCACGGCGGGAACCAACCGCTCCCCGCCGCCGCGGCGCGCGGCGAGATTGTTCTAGCCGGGGTGGACTTTGCCTACCGGGGGCGCAAGCCGGTGTTGGAGAATTTTTCCCTTGCGATCCCCGCCGGGAAGACGACGGCCATCGTCGGTCCCACCGGCTCCGGCAAGAGCACGCTGGTCAAACTGCTGCTGCGGCTGTACGAACCTACGGCTGGGGCGATCACCCTGGACGGACGCCCCCTGGGCGACCTCGCCCTGGCCGATCTGCGGCGGGCCGTGGGCCTGGTGAGCCAGGAGGTGTTTCTCTTTCCCGGAACGGTGCGCGAGAACATCGCCTACGGCAGCTTCGACGCCTCGCCCGAGCAAGTCGTCGCGGCGGCAAAGGCGGCGGAGGCCCACGGATTTATCGGCGAGCTGCCCCAGGGGTACGACACGGTCGTGGGCGAGCGCGGCCAAAAACTCTCCGGCGGCCAGCGCCAGCGCCTCGCCCTGGCGCGCGCCATCCTCAAAGACCCGCCGATTCTGATCCTCGATGAAGCTACCTCCGCCGTCGACAACGAGACGGAGGCGGCTATCCAGCGCTCGCTGGAGCGCATCACCCGGGGGCGCACGACGATCGTCATCGCCCACCGCCTCTCGACCGTCCGAACCGCCGACTGCATCCACGTCATCGACCGCGGGCGCCTCGTCGAGCACGGTCGCCACGACGACTTGCTCCGCCAAAGCGGTCTGTACGCGGCGCTATGGCGGGTGCAGACCGGCGAGCGATCCCCCTAG
- the psb35 gene encoding photosystem II assembly protein Psb35 — protein MESLPIVLLVVGFIAAVTFGSIAWYNSKRPPGWEAAKKPDVVPDLTPDQKRWPNKPNPSDATSPENVIRE, from the coding sequence ATGGAAAGTTTGCCCATCGTTTTGTTGGTAGTTGGATTTATCGCTGCGGTTACCTTCGGCTCAATCGCCTGGTACAACTCCAAGCGTCCGCCGGGTTGGGAAGCGGCGAAAAAGCCCGACGTCGTACCGGACCTGACCCCGGATCAAAAGCGTTGGCCCAACAAACCCAATCCCTCCGACGCAACCAGCCCTGAGAATGTTATCCGCGAATAA
- a CDS encoding LON peptidase substrate-binding domain-containing protein, translating to MGVRRHFILGSMAVAAFGSFAAQAADPPRTLPLVVLPEAVLFPGQPLTLSIVQPRDRKMMGAVLNGDGRLGVVLKTNGKPAAIGCTADILYIEQLGGGGFNMLTQGGRRFRVGSYTQRDPFLLAAVDWLAEGPSGKELEPLVIETKQLLQDVVGLSSEALKRTVDLPKLPSEPREFSYWMASRFYGDPGTQQMLLEIPGTAERLQKAKAILLSTRQELIASLQRQSGRTRAADTPTPGETKLALGGSDPISFSMLIGSDFLQGVVLSDRLLLTRRKGGAAEVGTQIRLTPAQQQQFFKLWIAFVKDVEAGAYARADKKPAQPSPLNGWLREVVFASSTPDRAELLAALQKTQP from the coding sequence ATGGGTGTTCGCCGCCACTTTATTCTGGGGAGTATGGCCGTTGCTGCTTTTGGAAGTTTTGCAGCGCAGGCCGCCGATCCACCCCGAACGTTACCTTTGGTAGTGCTGCCGGAGGCTGTTCTTTTTCCGGGGCAGCCGCTCACTTTAAGCATCGTCCAGCCCCGCGACCGCAAGATGATGGGCGCGGTACTGAACGGCGACGGACGGCTGGGGGTCGTGCTTAAAACCAACGGCAAACCGGCCGCGATCGGCTGCACGGCCGATATTCTCTATATCGAGCAGCTCGGTGGCGGCGGTTTCAATATGCTGACCCAGGGCGGGCGGCGCTTCCGGGTCGGCTCCTATACCCAGCGCGATCCGTTTTTGCTGGCGGCGGTCGATTGGCTTGCCGAGGGGCCGTCCGGCAAAGAGTTGGAGCCGCTGGTCATCGAGACTAAACAACTGCTCCAGGACGTGGTGGGCCTCTCGAGCGAAGCGCTCAAGCGCACGGTGGACCTCCCCAAACTGCCGAGCGAACCCAGAGAATTTTCGTATTGGATGGCCAGTCGCTTCTACGGTGATCCGGGGACGCAGCAGATGCTTCTGGAGATCCCCGGTACGGCGGAGCGGCTGCAAAAAGCCAAAGCAATCCTGCTCAGTACCCGCCAGGAATTGATCGCGAGCTTGCAGCGGCAAAGCGGCCGTACCCGTGCCGCCGACACGCCCACCCCCGGCGAAACCAAACTCGCCCTGGGCGGCAGCGATCCGATCTCCTTTTCGATGCTCATCGGCAGTGACTTCCTACAGGGGGTTGTGCTCAGCGACCGGCTGTTGCTCACCCGTCGCAAAGGCGGTGCCGCCGAGGTCGGCACGCAGATCCGGCTCACGCCTGCCCAGCAGCAACAATTTTTCAAGCTCTGGATCGCCTTTGTCAAGGATGTCGAAGCGGGTGCCTACGCCCGGGCGGACAAAAAACCCGCCCAACCGTCGCCCCTCAACGGCTGGCTGCGAGAGGTGGTCTTTGCGAGCAGCACCCCGGACCGGGCCGAACTGCTCGCCGCTCTCCAGAAAACCCAACCCTGA
- a CDS encoding YihY/virulence factor BrkB family protein produces MTNPPPAPLPLWQKGLDLLKETGQEWSNDKVPRLAAALAYYTFFSLAPLLVVVIAVAGFFLGPDAVRGQLDNQIAGLVGQQSASAIQELVKSAYHPTSGFTATAIALAAILFGVSGLFGELQDALNTIWGVAPKPDRSWVEVVKQRFVSFSMVFGIAFLMLVSLVVSAVVSAVTGYFGALLPMPGFVPGLADVLVSVAITTLLFAMIYKVLPDVKIAWQDVAIGAAMTAILFVLGKSLIGLYLGQSSFGSSYGAAGSLVVVLVWVYYTVQILFFGAEFTKVFAKKYGSQIVPADNAMPIEQSVLARQGIGPSQYSQAVAAPAEPAALPALQAVGAEARLDPDAQQSEGQPEPTNPLKRAAAFIVSFLVLARLRK; encoded by the coding sequence ATGACCAACCCGCCGCCCGCCCCCTTGCCCCTCTGGCAGAAGGGACTCGACTTGCTCAAAGAAACCGGTCAGGAGTGGTCGAATGACAAGGTACCGCGTCTGGCGGCAGCCCTTGCCTACTACACCTTCTTTTCGCTGGCACCGCTGTTGGTGGTGGTAATCGCCGTCGCCGGGTTTTTCTTAGGTCCAGATGCGGTGCGCGGCCAGCTCGACAACCAGATTGCCGGTCTGGTGGGCCAGCAGAGTGCGTCGGCTATCCAGGAACTGGTCAAAAGCGCCTACCACCCCACCTCGGGGTTCACCGCCACCGCCATCGCCCTCGCTGCCATCCTCTTCGGCGTCTCGGGGCTGTTCGGCGAGCTGCAAGACGCCCTCAACACCATCTGGGGCGTGGCGCCCAAGCCCGACCGCAGTTGGGTGGAGGTGGTCAAACAGCGCTTCGTCTCCTTTTCGATGGTCTTTGGGATCGCTTTTTTGATGCTGGTGTCGCTGGTCGTCAGCGCCGTCGTCAGCGCCGTTACCGGTTACTTCGGCGCCCTGCTGCCGATGCCCGGCTTCGTGCCGGGATTGGCGGACGTGCTTGTTTCAGTTGCGATCACGACGCTCCTGTTCGCGATGATTTACAAAGTGCTCCCGGACGTCAAAATTGCCTGGCAGGACGTCGCCATTGGTGCGGCGATGACGGCGATCCTGTTTGTGCTGGGCAAGTCGCTCATCGGGCTTTACCTGGGCCAGAGCAGCTTCGGCTCCAGCTACGGGGCGGCAGGCTCGCTGGTGGTTGTGCTGGTGTGGGTCTACTACACGGTGCAGATTCTTTTTTTCGGGGCCGAATTTACCAAGGTCTTCGCCAAGAAGTACGGCTCGCAGATCGTGCCTGCCGACAATGCCATGCCCATCGAGCAAAGCGTGCTCGCCCGCCAGGGCATCGGCCCGAGCCAGTACTCCCAGGCAGTCGCAGCACCCGCCGAGCCGGCGGCCCTGCCTGCTTTGCAGGCGGTCGGTGCGGAGGCGAGGCTCGACCCAGACGCACAACAGTCCGAAGGCCAACCGGAACCCACCAACCCGCTCAAGCGCGCTGCCGCATTCATAGTGAGCTTCCTCGTGCTCGCAAGGCTTCGCAAATAG
- a CDS encoding (2Fe-2S) ferredoxin domain-containing protein — MGELRTLEGEVTAYLPGKRGLVNRCTLATSEGEVVVKFPKEWAYRVTETIAVGERVQVRGKLKFDDDGETYLKATVLLHLKATVSAAQPMASPPSAPPSLREPAYPPKVSPTLSKTRVLVCESDDCCKRGARKLVRNLKEAVERYGLEDRVEIRATGCMKRCKQGPNLMITPSKTRHTDVDPAQAPELLLRELLPKLE; from the coding sequence ATGGGCGAACTGCGAACGCTCGAAGGGGAAGTGACGGCCTACCTGCCCGGCAAGCGGGGCCTGGTGAACCGCTGCACCCTGGCGACTTCCGAAGGGGAGGTTGTCGTCAAGTTTCCAAAAGAATGGGCCTACCGCGTGACCGAGACCATCGCCGTGGGCGAGCGGGTGCAGGTGCGCGGCAAGCTCAAATTCGACGACGACGGCGAGACGTATCTAAAAGCGACGGTGCTGCTGCATCTGAAGGCGACGGTGAGCGCCGCCCAACCCATGGCTTCACCACCGAGCGCCCCCCCGAGCCTCCGCGAACCGGCCTACCCCCCCAAGGTGTCCCCGACGTTGTCCAAGACCCGCGTGCTGGTCTGCGAGAGTGACGACTGCTGCAAGCGCGGTGCCCGCAAGCTCGTTCGCAACCTCAAAGAAGCGGTCGAGCGCTATGGCCTCGAAGACCGCGTCGAAATCCGCGCCACCGGTTGCATGAAGCGCTGCAAGCAGGGGCCGAATTTGATGATTACCCCTTCGAAGACCCGCCACACTGACGTCGATCCTGCGCAGGCGCCGGAACTGCTGCTGCGCGAGTTGCTTCCCAAACTGGAGTAA
- the dpsA gene encoding DNA starvation/stationary phase protection protein DpsA, translating to MVALRHQLRQAFGQLQDNAVGLERSITEPVTEGLNHLLASFYTLYHQYQKHHWVVEGTEFGQLHETFDDYAGEARGYAEDLGERIDGLGAVPVSRPAKLQEMSCFQPEDDGVFDCRTMLVNDLGAEQSIIKLLRQQIAAAGSLGDYGTEHYLKEVLLKTEERAFHLTHYLADDSLVLDLDLPTNGSR from the coding sequence ATGGTTGCTCTTCGCCACCAATTGCGCCAAGCGTTCGGACAATTGCAGGATAACGCCGTCGGTCTTGAGCGCAGCATCACCGAGCCCGTCACCGAGGGGCTCAATCATCTGCTCGCCAGCTTTTACACGCTCTATCACCAGTACCAGAAACACCACTGGGTCGTCGAAGGCACCGAATTCGGCCAGCTGCACGAAACGTTCGACGATTACGCCGGCGAAGCGCGCGGTTACGCCGAAGACTTGGGCGAGCGCATCGACGGGCTTGGAGCGGTGCCGGTGAGCCGCCCCGCTAAATTGCAGGAGATGTCCTGCTTCCAGCCAGAGGACGACGGTGTGTTCGACTGCCGCACGATGCTGGTCAACGACCTGGGTGCCGAACAGTCGATCATCAAGCTGCTGCGCCAGCAAATTGCCGCGGCGGGCAGCCTCGGCGACTACGGCACCGAGCACTACCTCAAGGAAGTGCTGCTCAAGACTGAGGAGCGAGCCTTCCACCTGACCCATTACCTGGCCGACGACAGCCTGGTGCTCGACCTCGACTTGCCCACCAACGGTAGCCGCTAG
- a CDS encoding AAA family ATPase, which translates to MAGYFIPDRFRDRIILHIAKNYAALPKVQTPLILGIHGPKGEGKSFMVDRVLQELQANVIVISSSELESPDAGEPGRLIRLRYREAAELVKVRGRVAAIVIHDIDAGAGFWSATTQYTVNTQLVNATLMAIADNPTNVQLPGSYDPTPLPRIPFVVTGNDFSKLYAPLVRDGRMSKFSWEPTFAEKSEIVEYLFAEDGATLGRYDLERLIQRFGAQPVDFFAAIRSRAYDDMLLHQVKAWGLENVSRNLVNHGGHAPRFEAVRLDLDRCLRWGEQILSDQQAIEGGLVEAYTRR; encoded by the coding sequence ATGGCCGGCTATTTCATCCCGGATCGTTTTCGCGACCGGATTATTTTGCACATCGCCAAAAACTACGCGGCGCTACCGAAGGTGCAGACGCCCTTGATATTGGGCATCCACGGCCCGAAGGGCGAGGGCAAGTCCTTTATGGTCGACCGGGTGCTGCAGGAGTTGCAGGCGAACGTGATCGTCATCTCCTCCTCGGAACTTGAAAGCCCGGACGCGGGGGAACCGGGGCGGCTTATCCGCCTGCGCTACCGGGAGGCGGCGGAGTTGGTGAAGGTGCGCGGGCGGGTGGCGGCCATCGTCATCCACGACATCGACGCGGGCGCGGGTTTCTGGAGTGCAACTACCCAGTACACGGTCAATACCCAACTGGTCAACGCCACGTTGATGGCGATCGCCGACAATCCGACCAACGTGCAACTGCCGGGCAGCTACGACCCAACGCCGCTGCCGCGCATCCCGTTTGTGGTCACAGGCAACGACTTTTCGAAACTCTACGCACCGCTGGTGCGCGACGGGCGGATGAGTAAATTCTCGTGGGAGCCGACCTTTGCCGAAAAGTCCGAGATCGTGGAATACCTGTTTGCCGAGGACGGCGCCACCCTCGGTCGCTACGACCTGGAGCGGCTGATTCAGCGCTTCGGTGCTCAGCCGGTCGATTTTTTTGCCGCCATCCGCTCGCGCGCCTACGACGACATGCTGCTCCACCAGGTCAAAGCCTGGGGCCTGGAGAACGTCAGCCGCAATCTGGTCAACCACGGCGGCCACGCCCCCCGCTTCGAGGCGGTCCGCCTCGATCTCGATCGCTGCTTGCGCTGGGGTGAGCAGATCTTGAGCGACCAGCAGGCGATCGAGGGCGGATTGGTCGAAGCGTATACGCGCCGCTAG
- the atpC gene encoding ATP synthase F1 subunit epsilon translates to MVLKIKIVAPNKVVFDDQVDEVVLPSVSGQLGILTNHAPLITGLGNGVMRVRKQGTFIPIAVLTGVAEVDNNEVSVVAMAAELGSGIDVNRARAALARAEQTLATSQNKTDLLQAQTALERANARLRAAGAL, encoded by the coding sequence ATGGTTTTGAAGATCAAGATTGTCGCTCCCAACAAAGTCGTCTTCGACGACCAGGTCGATGAGGTGGTGCTGCCCAGCGTCAGCGGCCAGCTAGGTATCCTCACCAACCATGCCCCGCTGATCACCGGCCTCGGCAATGGTGTGATGCGGGTGCGCAAGCAGGGCACATTCATCCCGATCGCCGTGCTCACGGGGGTGGCCGAAGTCGACAACAACGAAGTGAGTGTCGTGGCGATGGCTGCCGAACTCGGCAGCGGCATCGATGTGAATCGCGCCCGCGCTGCCCTTGCCCGCGCCGAGCAGACCCTTGCCACCAGCCAGAACAAAACCGACCTGTTGCAGGCCCAGACCGCCCTGGAGCGTGCCAACGCCCGTCTGCGCGCTGCGGGAGCGCTTTAG
- a CDS encoding dihydrolipoamide acetyltransferase family protein — translation MIREVTMPALSSTMTEGKIVTWKKQEGDAVSRSDILLVVESDKADMDVESFDEGILANILVSDGGSAPVGSVIALIAETEAEVAEAKKRAPSSTAAAPPAAAQAPSAPAPVAAAPTPASSGSNGGRIVASPNARRLAEQLGVDLASITGSGPGGRIVGEDVERAAASAKAPTPAPAAAAAKPAPAPAASGQPVAFSALQQAVNRNMEAALAIPAFRVGYTITTDGFDELHKSVKSKGVTVTTMLVKAVAITLAKHPLLFAAYSESGIRYHSAVNVAVAVAMEEGGLITPVLRAADSKDLYTLAREWKDLVERARLKKLQPEEYTSGNFTLSNLGMFGVDRFDAIVPPGTSAILAIGAAKPTVVVTEAGHIAIQKQMQVNLSGDHRVFYGTDGARFLQDLALLIEQSPQQLTL, via the coding sequence ATGATACGCGAAGTCACGATGCCCGCCCTGTCCTCGACGATGACCGAGGGCAAGATCGTCACCTGGAAGAAGCAGGAGGGAGATGCGGTCAGCCGCAGCGACATCCTGCTGGTCGTCGAGTCCGACAAGGCGGACATGGATGTCGAGTCTTTTGACGAGGGCATCCTCGCGAACATCCTGGTAAGCGACGGCGGCAGCGCCCCGGTAGGCTCGGTCATCGCCCTGATTGCCGAGACCGAGGCGGAGGTGGCAGAGGCGAAAAAACGCGCCCCCAGCAGCACTGCCGCCGCACCACCTGCGGCGGCACAGGCGCCGAGTGCTCCCGCCCCGGTGGCGGCCGCCCCAACTCCAGCCTCCTCCGGCAGCAACGGCGGCCGGATCGTCGCTTCTCCCAATGCCCGCCGCCTCGCTGAACAACTGGGGGTGGATCTGGCAAGCATCACAGGTAGCGGTCCCGGCGGCCGCATTGTGGGCGAAGACGTCGAGCGCGCTGCGGCGAGCGCCAAAGCGCCGACCCCGGCTCCAGCCGCCGCCGCTGCCAAACCGGCGCCCGCCCCGGCCGCGAGCGGTCAGCCGGTGGCCTTCAGTGCCCTGCAGCAGGCGGTCAACCGCAACATGGAAGCGGCCCTGGCCATCCCGGCCTTTCGGGTCGGCTACACGATTACCACCGATGGGTTTGACGAACTGCACAAATCGGTCAAATCGAAGGGTGTGACGGTGACCACGATGCTGGTGAAGGCCGTGGCCATTACCCTCGCCAAGCACCCGCTGCTGTTTGCCGCCTACAGCGAATCCGGCATCCGCTACCATTCGGCGGTCAATGTCGCGGTGGCGGTGGCCATGGAGGAGGGGGGGCTGATCACCCCGGTCCTGCGCGCCGCCGACAGCAAAGATCTGTATACCCTGGCGCGCGAGTGGAAAGATCTGGTGGAGCGCGCCCGCCTCAAAAAGCTGCAGCCGGAGGAGTACACGAGCGGCAACTTCACGCTGTCGAATCTGGGCATGTTCGGGGTGGACCGCTTCGACGCCATCGTGCCCCCCGGCACCAGCGCCATTCTGGCCATCGGCGCCGCCAAACCGACCGTAGTGGTCACCGAAGCGGGTCACATCGCCATTCAAAAACAGATGCAAGTCAACTTGAGCGGCGACCACCGGGTCTTCTACGGCACCGACGGGGCGCGCTTCCTGCAGGATCTGGCCCTGCTCATCGAGCAATCGCCGCAGCAGTTGACGCTTTGA
- the atpD gene encoding F0F1 ATP synthase subunit beta codes for MVTTTAKNVGYITQIIGPVVDAEFPEGDLPAIYNALLIEGRTDSGLDIRLTCEVQQLLGDKKVRAVSMSTTDGMVRGMKVIDTGAPITVPVGKPTLGRIFNVLGEPIDELGPVEIVDKFSIHRSAPKFTDLVTQPEIFETGIKVIDLLAPYRKGGKIGLFGGAGVGKTVLIQELIHNIAKEHSGVSVFGGVGERTREGNDLYNEFKESNVLGQVALVYGQMNEPPGARMRVGLTALTMAEYFRDVSKQDVLLFIDNIFRFVQAGSEVSALLGRMPSAVGYQPTLGTEMGDLQERITSTNEGSITSVQAVYVPADDLTDPAPATTFAHLDATTVLSRQLASLGIYPAVDPLSSTSTMLQPAVVGEEHYNIARGVQSTLQRYKDLQDIIAILGLDELSPEDKLVVNRARKLQRFLSQPFHVAEIFTGSPGKYVSLDKTIAGFKRVLQGEFDDLPEQAFYLVGDLDEALEKAKKLKDEGKS; via the coding sequence ATGGTAACAACAACGGCAAAAAACGTTGGCTATATCACCCAGATCATTGGTCCTGTGGTCGACGCAGAATTCCCGGAAGGCGATTTGCCTGCCATCTACAACGCGCTGCTCATCGAGGGCAGGACCGACTCGGGACTTGACATCCGCCTGACCTGCGAAGTGCAGCAGCTGCTCGGTGATAAAAAGGTGCGGGCGGTCTCGATGAGCACGACCGACGGCATGGTGCGGGGCATGAAGGTGATCGACACCGGCGCCCCGATCACCGTTCCGGTGGGTAAGCCGACTTTGGGCCGTATTTTTAACGTGTTGGGCGAGCCGATCGACGAGTTGGGGCCGGTCGAGATCGTCGACAAGTTCTCGATCCACCGCTCCGCTCCCAAATTTACCGACCTGGTGACCCAACCGGAGATTTTCGAAACGGGCATCAAGGTCATCGACCTGCTGGCTCCCTACCGCAAGGGCGGCAAGATTGGCCTGTTCGGCGGCGCGGGTGTGGGCAAGACGGTGCTCATTCAAGAACTCATCCACAACATCGCCAAAGAACACTCGGGCGTGTCGGTGTTCGGCGGTGTGGGCGAGCGCACCCGCGAGGGCAACGACCTCTACAACGAATTTAAAGAATCGAACGTGCTCGGGCAGGTGGCCTTGGTCTACGGCCAGATGAACGAGCCGCCGGGGGCGCGCATGCGCGTGGGTCTGACGGCCCTCACCATGGCCGAGTACTTCCGCGACGTGAGCAAGCAGGACGTGCTGTTGTTTATCGACAACATCTTCCGCTTCGTGCAGGCGGGTTCTGAAGTATCGGCGCTCCTGGGCCGCATGCCTTCGGCGGTCGGCTACCAGCCGACTTTGGGCACCGAGATGGGCGATTTGCAGGAGCGCATCACCTCCACCAACGAAGGCTCGATTACCTCGGTGCAGGCGGTCTACGTGCCGGCGGACGACCTGACCGACCCCGCCCCCGCCACTACCTTCGCCCACCTCGACGCCACCACGGTGCTCTCGCGGCAGTTAGCCTCTTTGGGCATCTACCCGGCGGTGGACCCGCTCTCCTCCACCTCGACGATGCTGCAACCCGCCGTCGTCGGCGAGGAGCACTACAATATCGCCCGCGGCGTGCAATCGACGCTGCAGCGCTACAAAGATCTCCAGGACATCATCGCCATTTTGGGCCTCGACGAACTCTCGCCCGAGGACAAGCTGGTCGTCAACCGGGCGCGCAAACTGCAGCGCTTTTTGTCGCAGCCGTTCCACGTCGCCGAGATCTTCACCGGCTCCCCCGGCAAGTACGTCTCCCTCGATAAAACGATTGCCGGCTTCAAACGCGTGCTGCAGGGCGAATTCGACGATCTGCCCGAGCAGGCTTTTTACCTGGTGGGCGACCTTGACGAAGCGCTCGAAAAGGCCAAAAAGCTCAAAGACGAAGGTAAGTCGTAA
- a CDS encoding DUF2808 domain-containing protein, translating into MSLGKYLIVSAACASLFGAGAAAAIQFSSGETAFNGPLRLLRSAVSQVTIEDYPAYYQFAVEAPGSLDEPLARLDIGLPTEYGPFGLNLPNPSQVRAFIPTQPYVQAPQYPARDLPVSARVSEQVISVLFDPPVGPGNVVTVEWGPVRNPRMDGNYLFEVNAFPPGAMARSMYVGTGRIVIRRGGRG; encoded by the coding sequence ATGTCTCTGGGCAAATACCTGATCGTTTCGGCCGCCTGCGCGTCGCTCTTTGGCGCCGGTGCCGCCGCTGCCATTCAATTTAGTTCGGGCGAGACAGCCTTCAATGGACCCCTGCGGCTTTTGCGCTCCGCAGTCAGCCAGGTGACGATCGAAGACTATCCGGCGTACTACCAGTTCGCAGTCGAAGCACCCGGCAGCCTCGACGAACCGCTTGCCCGCCTCGATATCGGCTTACCCACCGAGTACGGTCCTTTCGGGCTCAATCTGCCCAATCCGTCCCAGGTGCGCGCCTTCATTCCGACCCAGCCCTACGTCCAGGCACCCCAGTATCCCGCCCGGGACCTGCCGGTCAGCGCCAGGGTGAGTGAGCAGGTGATCAGCGTCCTCTTCGACCCGCCGGTCGGGCCCGGCAACGTCGTCACCGTCGAGTGGGGTCCGGTGCGCAATCCGCGCATGGACGGCAACTATTTGTTCGAGGTCAATGCCTTTCCCCCGGGGGCGATGGCGCGCTCGATGTACGTGGGTACCGGGCGGATCGTCATCCGCCGGGGCGGACGCGGATAG